GCTGTATAAAATTGATCTGTGCATAGTCAACGGTGAGAATTCAGCAAATGGCAATGGCATTACGCCCGAATCAGCCGAACATATTTTCGCCAGCGGAGCAGATGTCATCACAACGGGAAACCATGTATTCAAACGCCATGAAATTCAAGATTACCTTGAGGAAAAACCATATATTATTAGGCCCGCAAACTACCCTTCCTCCGTCCCGGGAAAGGGCTATTGCATAGTCGATATGGGAAAATTCAGGGTTTGTGTTGTAAACCTCATGGGAACGGTTTTTATGGACGCCCTTGCAAATCCGTTTGAAGTTATGGACGATATATTGAGCAAGGTACAAGACGCCTTTATAATCGTAGATTTCCATGCTGAGGCCACATCGGAAAAAAAGGCTATGGGGTTCTACCTTGACGGGAAAGTCAGTGCCATTTTTGGAACTCATACGCATGTCCAAACCGCGGATGAGCAGATTCTTCCAAATGGAACAGGTTATATCACCGATATCGGCATGACAGGCCCTTCCCTTTCCGTCTTGGGGGTCGATCCTAAGCTGGTTATTCGACGTTTTGTTACAAAAATGCCAGTAAGATTTCAAAATGCTACAGGCCCAGCCAGCATGTGTGGAATAATTTTGTGCATAGATGACAAAAATGGGCGAACAATTTCTATTGAAAAAATTTGTGTTGAATAAATTATTATATGCCAACTATTGAAAAATATATCATAAAGTTATAAAATATTGATAAGGCGTTTAAAAATGACAATTAACCAGGAGGGGTATTATGGAAATCATCAAAGTTTCATCCAAATCTGCGCCCCACGCAGTTGCAGGTGCTATTGCTAATGTTGTCCGTGAAAAAACAATGGCAGAAATACAGTCAGTAGGCGCCGGAGCAACTAACCAGGCAATAAAATCTATTGCCATTGCTCGTGGTTATCTCGCCCCCTCGGGAATCGACATTGTGTGTGTGCCGGGGTTTGCAAATGTTGATGTGGGCGGAGAGACTCG
This DNA window, taken from [Clostridium] cellulosi, encodes the following:
- the ymdB gene encoding putative protein ymdB (High confidence in function and specificity) — its product is MNIMAIGDVVGTSGCEILRKRLSSLKKLYKIDLCIVNGENSANGNGITPESAEHIFASGADVITTGNHVFKRHEIQDYLEEKPYIIRPANYPSSVPGKGYCIVDMGKFRVCVVNLMGTVFMDALANPFEVMDDILSKVQDAFIIVDFHAEATSEKKAMGFYLDGKVSAIFGTHTHVQTADEQILPNGTGYITDIGMTGPSLSVLGVDPKLVIRRFVTKMPVRFQNATGPASMCGIILCIDDKNGRTISIEKICVE